In Nocardioides marinus, one DNA window encodes the following:
- a CDS encoding serine hydrolase: MRVPHVLAHARVPAGLLAALLISLGVAPLVGPAAPGAAHAAGGPALSAEDGWQDEVERAVADAVSAELPGSGAPGVAWAVVEGDEVVTGASGVIRAGGSDPVTADSPFVLGSISKSITAVAVLQLQEAGRLDLDDELGEHLPAFRGTTAGSVTLRELLSHTSGWSTAQGNASHAYAEGEEDELARRVAALADVDPAHAPGKWEYSNTNYQLLGRVVEVAGAESFEDYVTEHVLDPLEMSDSFVSDGRVHPEMVTGHRPWFWTKRPMPSDRPTQRLTAPQGGVVASARDVARYLQVLMNGRDDVLSAEDKALMMRSAGPASPYYGLGWVVDRDTVWHTGTSPGVETQATMVPARRRGVVVLVNAGSGTGFAETTRLREAVTAAGLGREYVGPGRRWGQQVLFVSLVLLPLGYLVSMAWAWRHREQLRRKRRQGFSGRFSLWFPLLTTGVAAWVMLVLVPGLYGSPIRNILLFSPDLGLLLVSGAATGVAWAALRLLLAQVGRPAPATAGP; the protein is encoded by the coding sequence GTGCGCGTTCCCCACGTCCTCGCCCACGCCCGGGTGCCCGCCGGTCTCCTGGCGGCCCTCCTGATCTCTCTGGGGGTGGCCCCGCTGGTCGGTCCGGCGGCCCCCGGTGCCGCCCACGCGGCCGGTGGGCCGGCCCTGTCCGCCGAGGACGGGTGGCAGGACGAGGTGGAGCGCGCGGTCGCGGATGCCGTCTCGGCCGAGCTGCCCGGCTCCGGTGCGCCCGGCGTGGCCTGGGCGGTCGTCGAGGGGGACGAGGTCGTCACCGGCGCGAGCGGGGTGATCCGCGCGGGCGGGTCCGACCCGGTGACCGCGGACTCGCCGTTCGTCCTGGGGTCGATCTCCAAGAGCATCACCGCCGTCGCCGTGCTGCAGCTCCAGGAGGCCGGTCGACTCGACCTGGACGACGAGCTCGGCGAGCACCTGCCCGCCTTCCGGGGCACGACGGCGGGCTCGGTCACGCTGCGGGAGCTGCTCAGTCACACCAGCGGCTGGTCGACGGCCCAGGGCAACGCCTCGCACGCGTACGCGGAGGGTGAGGAGGACGAGCTGGCGCGTCGGGTGGCGGCCCTGGCCGACGTCGACCCCGCGCACGCGCCGGGGAAGTGGGAGTACTCCAACACCAACTACCAGCTGCTCGGCCGGGTCGTGGAGGTCGCCGGCGCGGAGTCCTTCGAGGACTACGTGACCGAGCACGTCCTGGACCCCCTCGAGATGTCCGACAGCTTCGTCTCCGACGGGCGGGTCCACCCCGAGATGGTCACGGGGCACCGGCCGTGGTTCTGGACCAAGCGGCCGATGCCCTCCGATCGTCCGACCCAGCGACTCACCGCGCCCCAGGGCGGGGTGGTCGCGAGCGCGCGCGACGTCGCCCGCTACCTGCAGGTGCTGATGAACGGCCGTGACGACGTGCTCAGCGCCGAGGACAAGGCGCTGATGATGCGCTCGGCGGGTCCGGCGTCGCCGTACTACGGCCTCGGGTGGGTCGTGGACCGCGACACCGTGTGGCACACCGGCACCAGCCCGGGGGTCGAGACGCAGGCGACGATGGTGCCGGCCCGACGGCGCGGCGTGGTGGTGCTCGTCAACGCCGGCAGCGGCACCGGCTTCGCCGAGACCACGCGACTGCGGGAGGCGGTCACCGCCGCCGGGCTGGGGCGCGAGTACGTCGGGCCCGGCCGTCGCTGGGGCCAGCAGGTGCTGTTCGTCTCGCTCGTGCTCCTGCCGCTGGGCTACCTGGTGAGCATGGCGTGGGCGTGGCGGCACCGGGAGCAGCTGCGCCGCAAGCGCCGCCAGGGGTTCTCCGGGCGGTTCAGCCTGTGGTTCCCGCTGCTGACGACCGGGGTGGCGGCCTGGGTGATGCTCGTGCTGGTCCCGGGGCTCTACGGGAGCCCGATCCGCAACATCCTGCTCTTCTCGCCCGACCTCGGGCTGCTGCTCGTCTCGGGTGCCGCAACGGGCGTGGCGTGGGCGGCGCTGCGGCTGCTGCTGGCCCAGGTCGGCCGCCCCGCGCCGGCGACCGCCGGCCCGTAG
- a CDS encoding DinB family protein — translation MTTYRDTEDFVGATFVDASFKGARMREADLRGLTVRSSLLDGLDVDSHDLSFGTLVVNGVDVVPLVEAELDRRFPGRALSRSTTPEGLRDGWVAVQAAWRSTTEGTPRERWDDHVEDEWSLAQTLRHLVLATDCWLRGAIQRHEQPFHEIGQVFTGAEEMGFDTSIFRDEPPSHDEVLEVRAERQQMVTDFLATVTPELLAEERSDPWGGGDDGAGDAWRPTVGDCLRTILEEEWAHLRYVRRDLALLD, via the coding sequence ATGACGACCTACCGGGACACCGAGGACTTCGTGGGCGCGACCTTCGTCGACGCCAGCTTCAAGGGCGCACGTATGCGCGAGGCCGACCTGCGCGGCCTGACCGTGCGCAGCTCCCTGCTCGACGGCCTCGACGTCGACAGCCACGACCTGTCCTTCGGGACGCTGGTCGTCAACGGTGTCGACGTCGTGCCCCTGGTCGAGGCCGAGCTCGACCGACGCTTCCCCGGGCGGGCGCTGAGCAGGTCGACGACCCCCGAGGGACTGCGCGATGGCTGGGTCGCGGTGCAGGCCGCGTGGCGTAGCACGACGGAGGGGACCCCGCGGGAGCGGTGGGACGACCACGTCGAGGACGAGTGGTCGCTCGCCCAGACGTTGCGGCACCTGGTGCTGGCCACCGACTGCTGGTTGCGCGGGGCGATCCAGCGGCACGAGCAGCCCTTCCACGAGATCGGCCAGGTCTTCACCGGCGCGGAGGAGATGGGCTTCGACACCTCGATCTTCCGCGACGAGCCGCCCTCGCACGACGAGGTCCTCGAGGTCCGCGCGGAGCGTCAGCAGATGGTGACCGACTTCCTCGCCACGGTGACGCCCGAGCTGCTGGCCGAGGAGCGGTCCGACCCCTGGGGCGGGGGTGACGACGGGGCCGGTGACGCGTGGCGTCCGACCGTGGGCGACTGCCTGCGCACCATCCTCGAGGAGGAGTGGGCCCACCTGCGGTACGTCCGTCGCGACCTCGCCCTGCTCGACTGA
- the cimA gene encoding citramalate synthase, giving the protein MDLHGAFHVYDTTLRDGAQQEGLNLSVADKLNIARQLDGLGVGYIEGGWPGANPKDTEFFRRAAEELDLQHARLAAFGATRRAGVAAADDPLVAALRDSGASVVTLVAKSHDRHVELALRTTLEENLAMVRDTVSHLVAEGQTVFLDAEHFFDGYRANRPYALEVLRTAYEAGAEVAALCDTNGGMLPTWVGDVVGDVVSSTGGRVGIHCHNDTGCAVANSLAAVDAGATHVQGTINGYGERTGNADLISVVANLELKLDRRVLPQGLLAEATRIAHAVAEVTNVPPASRQPYVGTSAFAHKAGLHASAIKVDPNLYQHMDPAGVGNDMRLLVSDMAGRASIELKGRELGFDLSGDRDLVTRITERVKVLESRGYTFEAADASFELLLVEEVEGHRPSYVDVESWRVITETQAGPGAEALSEATVKLTAAGVRYVVTGEGNGPVNALDQALRQAIGQAYPEVAKLELIDYKVRILDQGHGTDAITRVLIETSDGESSWWTVGVGHNVVEASWEALLDAVTFGLRRHHR; this is encoded by the coding sequence ATGGACCTGCACGGCGCGTTCCACGTCTACGACACGACCCTGCGCGACGGCGCGCAGCAGGAGGGGCTCAACCTCTCCGTCGCCGACAAGCTGAACATCGCGCGGCAGCTCGACGGCCTGGGGGTCGGCTACATCGAGGGGGGATGGCCGGGCGCGAACCCCAAGGACACCGAGTTCTTCCGCCGCGCGGCCGAGGAGCTGGACCTCCAGCACGCCAGGCTGGCCGCGTTCGGCGCGACCCGCCGGGCCGGCGTCGCGGCGGCCGACGACCCGCTGGTCGCCGCGCTGCGCGACAGCGGTGCCTCGGTCGTGACGCTGGTCGCGAAGTCCCACGACCGGCACGTCGAGCTGGCGCTGCGCACCACGCTGGAGGAGAACCTCGCGATGGTGCGCGACACGGTCTCCCACCTGGTCGCGGAGGGACAGACGGTCTTCCTCGACGCCGAGCACTTCTTCGACGGTTACCGCGCCAACCGGCCCTACGCGCTGGAGGTGCTGCGCACGGCGTACGAGGCCGGCGCGGAGGTCGCCGCGCTCTGCGACACCAACGGCGGCATGCTGCCGACCTGGGTCGGCGACGTCGTGGGCGACGTGGTGTCCAGCACCGGTGGCCGGGTCGGCATCCACTGCCACAACGACACCGGCTGTGCCGTCGCGAACTCGCTGGCAGCCGTCGACGCGGGCGCCACGCACGTGCAGGGCACGATCAACGGGTACGGCGAGCGCACCGGCAACGCCGACCTCATCTCCGTCGTCGCCAACCTCGAGCTCAAGCTGGACCGCCGGGTGCTGCCGCAGGGCCTGCTCGCGGAGGCGACCCGCATCGCCCACGCGGTCGCCGAGGTCACCAACGTGCCGCCCGCGTCGCGCCAGCCCTACGTCGGCACGTCGGCGTTCGCGCACAAGGCCGGCCTGCACGCCAGCGCCATCAAGGTCGACCCGAACCTCTACCAGCACATGGACCCGGCCGGTGTCGGCAACGACATGCGGCTGCTGGTCTCGGACATGGCCGGCCGGGCGTCGATCGAGCTGAAGGGCCGCGAGCTCGGCTTCGACCTGTCCGGCGATCGTGACCTTGTTACCCGGATCACCGAGCGGGTCAAGGTCCTGGAGTCGCGCGGCTACACCTTCGAGGCGGCCGACGCCTCCTTCGAGCTGCTGCTGGTCGAGGAGGTCGAGGGCCACCGCCCGTCGTACGTCGACGTGGAGTCCTGGCGCGTGATCACCGAGACCCAGGCGGGGCCGGGCGCGGAGGCGTTGTCGGAGGCGACGGTCAAGCTCACGGCCGCCGGGGTGCGCTACGTCGTCACCGGCGAGGGCAACGGCCCGGTCAACGCCCTGGACCAGGCGCTGCGCCAGGCGATCGGGCAGGCCTACCCCGAGGTCGCCAAGCTCGAGCTGATCGACTACAAGGTGCGCATCCTGGACCAGGGCCACGGCACCGACGCCATCACCCGGGTGCTGATCGAGACCTCCGATGGCGAGTCCTCGTGGTGGACCGTCGGTGTGGGCCACAACGTCGTCGAGGCCTCGTGGGAGGCGCTGCTGGACGCCGTCACCTTCGGGCTGCGCCGCCACCACCGCTGA
- a CDS encoding protein kinase domain-containing protein — MTTRPREEPDVLVGGYRLLAKIGEGGMGVVHLARRDDGQRVALKVLRPHVVGDDDGRARLEREVDSLSRVHSRWVAEIVDADPWAAVPWIATRYVPGLSLHDHVLEEGPVRGADLLWFAGCLAEGLDAVHAVGVLHRDVKPSNVLMEGRTPILIDFGLAKLADDPRMTQTGWLIGTPGYLAPEILHGDDATEASDVHAWAATVAYAGTGRAPFGRGPSAAVMDRVRRGEHDLSGLTGDLARVVAAALDPEPGNRPELWEVLDWLRPQTTRVRRVVPPPPVPVERVEPDETRPWRPAATPYETTEVAEQDETDLLGTDPFEGDLEGEWPDERDPGSVHGTRVLPWDDQQGWPEDPPEPRTPLLERARRALLLAVLGGAATAGVVAVPLLVVTSLMLLVWLLRSGSIAAGTVGARRQERGRRWWDGPRLLLGAPWDLVRSIPSTLVLQLWSLGLALAAGLLCYAVALDVPSTLAVTGAVLVGSLWWGPGGSRVRSPVGRVVRPLSATLGVWAVSLALVAVAGAGAAYLALDGVDWTPLEGRPLSGVTVPALQR; from the coding sequence GTGACGACCCGCCCGCGTGAGGAGCCCGACGTGCTCGTCGGGGGCTACCGCCTGCTCGCCAAGATCGGCGAGGGTGGCATGGGCGTGGTCCACCTCGCCCGCCGCGACGACGGCCAGCGGGTGGCGCTGAAGGTGCTGCGCCCGCACGTCGTGGGGGACGACGACGGCCGGGCCCGGCTGGAGCGCGAGGTCGACTCGCTCTCGCGCGTGCACAGCCGTTGGGTGGCCGAGATCGTCGACGCCGACCCGTGGGCGGCGGTGCCGTGGATCGCCACCCGCTACGTCCCCGGTCTCTCGCTGCACGACCACGTCCTGGAGGAGGGGCCGGTCCGCGGCGCGGACCTGTTGTGGTTCGCCGGTTGCCTGGCCGAGGGGCTCGACGCCGTGCACGCCGTGGGCGTGCTGCACCGCGACGTGAAGCCCTCCAACGTGCTGATGGAGGGGCGGACCCCCATCCTCATCGACTTCGGCCTCGCCAAGCTGGCCGACGACCCGCGGATGACCCAGACCGGATGGCTGATCGGCACCCCGGGCTACCTCGCGCCGGAGATCCTGCACGGCGACGACGCCACCGAGGCCTCCGACGTGCACGCCTGGGCCGCGACCGTCGCCTACGCCGGCACCGGCCGTGCCCCCTTCGGGCGTGGCCCGTCGGCGGCGGTGATGGACCGGGTACGCCGCGGGGAGCACGACCTCTCCGGCCTGACCGGTGACCTCGCGCGGGTCGTGGCCGCCGCGCTGGACCCGGAGCCGGGCAACCGCCCCGAGCTGTGGGAGGTCCTCGACTGGCTGCGCCCCCAGACGACCCGGGTGCGTCGCGTCGTCCCGCCCCCGCCGGTCCCGGTGGAGCGGGTCGAGCCGGACGAGACCCGGCCGTGGCGACCGGCCGCCACGCCGTACGAGACGACCGAGGTGGCCGAGCAGGACGAGACCGACCTGCTCGGGACGGACCCGTTCGAGGGCGACCTCGAAGGGGAGTGGCCCGACGAGCGCGACCCCGGCTCCGTCCACGGGACCCGCGTGCTGCCGTGGGACGACCAGCAGGGCTGGCCCGAGGACCCGCCCGAGCCCCGGACGCCGCTGCTCGAGCGGGCCAGGCGGGCCCTTCTTCTGGCGGTCCTGGGCGGCGCCGCGACGGCCGGGGTGGTCGCCGTGCCGTTGCTGGTGGTCACCTCGCTGATGCTGCTGGTCTGGCTGCTGCGCAGCGGCTCGATCGCCGCCGGCACCGTCGGCGCCCGACGCCAGGAGCGGGGGCGGCGCTGGTGGGACGGGCCGCGGCTGCTGCTGGGTGCCCCGTGGGACCTGGTGCGGTCGATCCCCTCCACCCTGGTGCTGCAGCTGTGGTCCCTCGGGCTGGCGCTCGCGGCGGGCCTGCTCTGCTACGCGGTGGCCCTCGACGTCCCCTCCACCCTGGCCGTCACCGGTGCGGTGCTGGTCGGCTCGCTGTGGTGGGGGCCGGGTGGGAGCCGGGTCCGCTCACCGGTCGGCCGGGTGGTGCGGCCGCTGTCGGCCACGCTCGGGGTGTGGGCGGTGTCGCTGGCCCTCGTGGCGGTCGCGGGCGCGGGAGCGGCGTACCTCGCCCTCGACGGCGTGGACTGGACGCCGCTGGAGGGCCGCCCCCTCAGCGGGGTCACGGTCCCGGCGCTGCAGCGCTGA
- a CDS encoding metallophosphoesterase: MWTRRGLLTTGGVAAILGTTGTALSGAVDVSGPPDFTFVSMPDFLNADVADLSGLPTWDGGMNSHNQWWQLAIDSCLWAVGSHNPDAVFVAGDQVEGRWNVDTDDRRIFGQVSQGTDEVSLAMCRSAITQAGSVYYSEYKRLFAERGMPLYPALGDHEILDDRSGRINDRWSPKGSHKGRPDNRYYLVDHAKSVWADHFTRTPEGRPVHRKRPKGSQHEFTAYAESFGDVFTLITVDVFHRHEAGVRLGVFDDQLRWMKKQIRKAKKKGHVVAVQGHIPALGPYRVFASGNLHMPEAERSSFWRAMKRTGADFYLCGEVHDATVVQQGSRQPVQVSHGCTYRFGFSYLVGKVWDNGRVTLEYYELPQVSQSEELGIWATDHAKLAPNRISYTMPQLRGQLEWHKGVVLSRTEKLGVYDPDNDPYAYEKPPYGLLGRARKAPRPGPSS, from the coding sequence GTGTGGACACGACGCGGCCTGCTGACCACGGGCGGGGTGGCGGCCATCCTCGGGACGACGGGTACGGCCCTCTCCGGCGCCGTGGACGTGTCCGGCCCGCCGGACTTCACCTTCGTCTCGATGCCGGACTTCCTCAACGCCGACGTCGCCGACCTCTCGGGCCTCCCGACCTGGGACGGCGGGATGAACTCCCACAACCAGTGGTGGCAGCTGGCCATCGACTCCTGCCTGTGGGCGGTCGGTTCGCACAACCCCGACGCCGTCTTCGTCGCCGGTGACCAGGTCGAGGGCCGCTGGAACGTCGACACCGACGACCGCCGGATCTTCGGGCAGGTCAGCCAGGGCACCGACGAGGTCAGCCTGGCGATGTGCCGCAGCGCGATCACGCAGGCAGGGTCGGTCTACTACAGCGAGTACAAGCGGCTCTTCGCCGAGCGCGGCATGCCGCTCTACCCGGCGCTGGGCGACCACGAGATCCTCGACGACCGCAGTGGCCGGATCAACGACCGCTGGTCGCCGAAGGGCTCGCACAAGGGACGTCCCGACAACCGCTACTACCTCGTCGATCACGCCAAGTCGGTGTGGGCCGACCACTTCACCCGCACCCCCGAGGGACGGCCGGTCCACCGCAAGCGCCCCAAGGGCAGCCAGCACGAGTTCACGGCCTACGCCGAGTCCTTCGGTGACGTCTTCACCCTCATCACCGTCGACGTCTTCCACCGGCACGAGGCCGGCGTGCGGCTCGGTGTCTTCGACGACCAGCTGCGGTGGATGAAGAAGCAGATCCGCAAGGCCAAGAAGAAGGGGCACGTGGTGGCCGTCCAGGGCCACATCCCCGCGCTCGGTCCCTACCGCGTCTTCGCCTCGGGCAACCTGCACATGCCCGAGGCCGAGAGGTCCAGCTTCTGGCGGGCGATGAAGCGCACCGGTGCCGACTTCTACCTGTGCGGCGAGGTCCACGACGCGACCGTCGTCCAGCAGGGCTCGCGCCAGCCGGTGCAGGTCAGTCACGGCTGCACCTACCGCTTCGGCTTCAGCTACCTCGTCGGCAAGGTCTGGGACAACGGCCGGGTCACGCTGGAGTACTACGAGCTGCCGCAGGTCTCGCAGAGCGAGGAGCTCGGCATCTGGGCCACCGACCACGCCAAGCTCGCCCCGAACCGGATCAGCTACACGATGCCGCAGCTGCGCGGTCAGCTGGAGTGGCACAAGGGCGTGGTGCTCAGCCGCACCGAGAAGCTCGGCGTCTACGACCCCGACAATGACCCCTACGCCTACGAGAAGCCGCCGTACGGCCTGCTCGGCCGGGCCCGCAAGGCACCGCGCCCGGGTCCCTCCTCCTGA
- a CDS encoding branched-chain amino acid aminotransferase — MQISTTPSSSPVSDERLAEILANPGFGNHFTDHMLTVEWTPADGWHAARIEPYAPLSIDPAAAVLHYAQETFEGMKAYRHDDGSIWSFRPEENAKRMVRSSQRLALPELPVEDFVACVDALVEADRRWVPEGGGEKSLYVRPFMFASEVFLGVRPAQHVTFMVIASPAGAYFKGGVKPVTLWLTEEYTRAGRGGMGAAKTGGNYASSLVAQQEAIAQGCDQVVFLDAQEGEYVEELGGMNLYFVHRDGRVVTPETGTILEGITRASIIELLGKMGHQVEERKFSIQEWKDGVTSGEITEIFACGTAAVVTPVGELKWDGGSAPAAAAVEADDALWTRVRSQLVDVQFGRAEDSFGWMHRIC, encoded by the coding sequence ATGCAGATCAGCACCACGCCCTCGAGCAGCCCCGTCAGTGACGAGCGGCTGGCCGAGATCCTCGCCAACCCCGGCTTCGGCAACCACTTCACCGACCACATGCTCACGGTCGAGTGGACCCCCGCCGACGGCTGGCACGCCGCGCGCATCGAGCCCTACGCGCCGCTCTCGATCGACCCCGCGGCGGCGGTCCTGCACTACGCGCAGGAGACCTTCGAGGGGATGAAGGCCTACCGCCACGACGACGGCTCGATCTGGTCCTTCCGCCCCGAGGAGAACGCCAAGCGGATGGTCCGCTCCTCCCAGCGCCTCGCACTGCCCGAGCTCCCCGTCGAGGACTTCGTGGCCTGCGTCGACGCGCTGGTCGAGGCCGACCGCCGCTGGGTCCCCGAGGGTGGCGGCGAGAAGAGCCTCTACGTCCGGCCGTTCATGTTCGCCTCCGAGGTCTTCCTCGGCGTCCGGCCGGCCCAGCACGTCACCTTCATGGTCATCGCCAGCCCCGCCGGTGCCTACTTCAAGGGCGGGGTCAAGCCGGTGACGCTGTGGCTCACCGAGGAGTACACCCGCGCCGGGCGCGGCGGCATGGGTGCCGCCAAGACCGGCGGCAACTACGCCTCCTCGCTGGTCGCCCAGCAGGAGGCGATCGCCCAGGGCTGCGACCAGGTCGTCTTCCTCGACGCCCAGGAGGGGGAGTACGTCGAGGAGCTCGGCGGCATGAACCTCTACTTCGTCCACCGCGACGGGCGGGTCGTCACCCCCGAGACCGGCACGATCCTCGAGGGCATCACCCGCGCCTCGATCATCGAGCTGCTCGGGAAGATGGGCCACCAGGTCGAGGAGCGGAAGTTCTCCATCCAGGAGTGGAAGGACGGGGTCACCTCCGGCGAGATCACCGAGATCTTCGCCTGCGGCACGGCCGCGGTCGTCACCCCGGTCGGTGAGCTGAAGTGGGACGGCGGATCGGCCCCGGCCGCTGCGGCCGTCGAGGCCGACGACGCGCTGTGGACGCGGGTCCGCAGCCAGCTCGTCGACGTGCAGTTCGGCCGCGCCGAGGACTCCTTCGGCTGGATGCACCGCATCTGCTGA
- a CDS encoding 3-isopropylmalate dehydrogenase: MTSPDTTASSPAQGSVQLAVIPGDGIGQEVTPEALKVLEVAAPSGVKFEQTRYDLGAERYLATGEVLPDSVLGEIRRHDAILLGAVGGKPNDPNLPPGILERGLLLRLRFELDHYVNLRPSRIFPGVTSPLSEAVLKGEEVDFVVVREGTEGPYTGNGGALRVGTPAEVATEVSVNTAYGVERVVRDAFARAQKRPRKKLTLVHKTNVLVHAGSVWWRLTQQVAAEHPDVTVDYMHIDAAMIHMTTNPQRFDVIVTDNLFGDIITDLAAAITGGIGLAASGNVNPDRTAPSMFEPVHGSAPDIAGQQKADPTAAILSTALLLDHLGHPEAAATVERAVLADLSERAEAGDTAPRRTSEVGDAIAARVAG, encoded by the coding sequence ATGACTAGTCCCGACACCACCGCCTCGAGCCCCGCCCAGGGCTCGGTCCAGCTCGCCGTCATCCCCGGCGACGGCATCGGTCAGGAGGTGACCCCCGAGGCCCTGAAGGTGCTCGAGGTCGCCGCCCCGTCGGGCGTGAAGTTCGAGCAGACCCGCTACGACCTCGGCGCCGAGCGCTACCTCGCCACCGGCGAGGTGCTGCCCGACTCCGTGCTCGGTGAGATCCGCCGGCACGACGCCATCCTCCTCGGCGCGGTGGGCGGCAAGCCCAACGACCCGAACCTGCCCCCGGGCATCCTCGAGCGCGGGCTGCTGCTGCGGCTGCGCTTCGAGCTCGACCACTACGTCAACCTCCGCCCCTCGCGCATCTTCCCCGGCGTCACCTCGCCGCTCTCGGAAGCCGTGCTCAAGGGCGAGGAGGTCGACTTCGTGGTCGTCCGCGAGGGCACCGAGGGCCCCTACACCGGCAACGGCGGCGCGCTGCGCGTCGGCACGCCGGCCGAGGTGGCCACCGAGGTCAGCGTCAACACGGCGTACGGCGTCGAGCGGGTCGTCCGCGACGCCTTCGCCCGCGCGCAGAAGCGCCCGCGCAAGAAGCTCACCCTGGTCCACAAGACCAACGTGCTCGTCCACGCCGGCTCGGTGTGGTGGCGACTGACCCAGCAGGTCGCCGCGGAGCACCCGGACGTCACCGTCGACTACATGCACATCGACGCCGCGATGATCCACATGACGACCAACCCGCAGCGCTTCGACGTGATCGTCACCGACAACCTCTTCGGCGACATCATCACCGACCTCGCCGCCGCCATCACCGGCGGCATCGGGCTGGCTGCCTCGGGCAACGTGAACCCCGACCGCACCGCCCCCTCCATGTTCGAGCCCGTGCACGGCTCCGCGCCCGACATCGCGGGGCAGCAGAAGGCCGACCCCACCGCGGCGATCCTCTCGACCGCGCTGCTGCTGGACCACCTCGGTCACCCCGAGGCCGCGGCCACCGTCGAGCGTGCCGTGCTGGCCGACCTCTCCGAGCGCGCCGAGGCGGGCGACACCGCCCCTCGGCGTACCTCCGAGGTCGGCGACGCCATCGCCGCGCGCGTAGCCGGCTGA
- a CDS encoding class I SAM-dependent methyltransferase — MSAPPDLPAVVERAFEVSRRSGYVSFCRNETGRLLAMLAATRDGTMAEFGTGCGVGTAWLRSGVRGEKARIVTAELDAKLARAATEIFADDPLVEVLAADWSTLLDRGPYSLLLLDSGQPGEVGVDAIADLVEDGGIVVLDDFTPCEQWPPITYGRVDTLREQWLTDERFTAVEVMVAPDASTIIATKR, encoded by the coding sequence GTGAGTGCCCCACCCGACCTGCCCGCCGTCGTCGAGCGCGCCTTCGAGGTCTCGCGTCGCTCCGGCTACGTGTCGTTCTGCCGCAACGAGACCGGTCGGCTGCTGGCGATGCTGGCCGCGACCCGCGACGGCACGATGGCGGAGTTCGGCACCGGGTGCGGGGTCGGCACGGCCTGGCTGCGCTCCGGCGTACGCGGGGAGAAGGCGCGGATCGTCACCGCCGAGCTCGACGCGAAGCTGGCGAGGGCGGCGACCGAGATCTTCGCCGACGACCCGCTGGTCGAGGTGCTGGCCGCTGACTGGTCCACGCTGCTGGACCGCGGCCCCTACTCCCTGCTCCTCCTCGACTCCGGCCAGCCCGGCGAGGTGGGCGTCGACGCGATCGCGGACCTCGTGGAGGACGGCGGCATCGTGGTGCTCGACGACTTCACGCCCTGCGAGCAGTGGCCGCCGATCACCTACGGCCGCGTCGACACCCTGCGCGAGCAGTGGCTCACCGACGAGCGTTTCACCGCCGTGGAGGTCATGGTCGCCCCCGACGCCTCTACGATCATCGCCACCAAGCGCTGA
- a CDS encoding YczE/YyaS/YitT family protein gives MTLLADLGPLAQLRAGRLPRRLVQLYAGLLLYGVSLAMLVRAGLGAAPWDVLHLGLATHLPLTLGQALILTSVAVMVLWIPLREVPGLGTISNAIVIGLAADATLAVLDRPDTLAVRGVLMVAAVLLNGLATAAYIGAQLGRGPRDGLMTGLHRRTGLSIRLVRTSLEVTVVVIGLLLGGTAGLGTVLYALAIGPVTQALLPPLVVTLPAERSPVRGREVTPARGA, from the coding sequence ATGACCCTGCTCGCCGACCTCGGGCCCCTCGCACAGCTGCGCGCGGGACGCCTGCCCCGTCGTCTCGTCCAGCTCTACGCCGGGCTGCTGCTCTACGGCGTCTCGCTCGCGATGCTGGTGCGCGCCGGCCTCGGCGCGGCGCCGTGGGACGTCCTGCACCTCGGGCTGGCGACCCACCTGCCCCTGACGCTCGGCCAGGCGCTGATCCTGACCAGCGTCGCCGTGATGGTCCTGTGGATCCCGCTGCGCGAGGTCCCGGGGCTCGGCACGATCTCCAACGCGATCGTGATCGGGCTGGCGGCCGACGCGACGCTCGCGGTGCTCGACCGGCCCGACACCCTGGCGGTGCGGGGCGTGCTGATGGTCGCCGCCGTGCTACTCAACGGCCTGGCGACGGCCGCCTACATCGGCGCGCAGCTCGGTCGCGGGCCGCGCGACGGCCTGATGACCGGGCTGCACCGGCGTACTGGCCTGTCCATCCGGCTGGTCCGGACCTCCCTCGAGGTCACCGTGGTCGTGATCGGCCTGCTGCTGGGCGGCACGGCGGGCCTCGGCACGGTGCTCTACGCCCTCGCGATCGGCCCGGTCACCCAGGCGCTCCTGCCCCCGCTCGTGGTCACCCTTCCCGCCGAGAGGTCACCCGTGCGCGGTCGAGAGGTCACTCCCGCACGCGGCGCGTAG